From the genome of Vicia villosa cultivar HV-30 ecotype Madison, WI linkage group LG2, Vvil1.0, whole genome shotgun sequence, one region includes:
- the LOC131647774 gene encoding uncharacterized protein LOC131647774, whose amino-acid sequence MALAAGNFIQMPMLQTTNYKSSPTKPMIITITCANHKSKAKQHDRSRNGGYGPDPHTNSITLQSTKTTTTRNLQFDNIYATAALSSVNDQDDSNTSPKRMGNIVYNYEI is encoded by the exons ATGGCTCTCGCTGCTGGTAATTTCATACAAATGCCTATGTTGCAAACAACCAACTATAAATCTTCTCCTACAAAACCTATGATTATTACCAT AACATGTGCTAACCACAAATCTAAAGCAAAACAACATGATAGAAGCAGAAATGGAGGGTATGGACCTGACCCACACACGAATAGTATTACACTCCAAagcacaaaaacaacaacaacaagaaatcTTCAATTTGATAATATTTATGCTACCGCCGCTTTGAGTAGTGTCAATGATCAAGACGATAGCAATACAAGTCCTAAAAGGATGGGCAACATAGTTTATAATTATGAAATATGA